From the genome of Pseudomonas sp. WJP1:
TGGCGCCGATGAAACTCTGCCCGACGCTGTGGGTAATCACCTGGTCCAGGTCCTGCTCCAGCACCACACCTTCATTGAACATCGCCTTGGATTCCGGGCGGGCGAGGATTTCATCGAACTGGTCGAGGCTGTTGATAACTTCCTGGCCGCGGCCCGCGCAGGCATGAATCGGCTTCATGCGGATCGGGCCACTGTAGAGCAGATGCTCCGCCGCCGGCCGCGCATCGTCAAAGGAGAAAACACTGAGACCGTCGAGCACCACCGTGCGCACCCGCTCGGAAAACATCGGCGCCCAGCCTTGCGGTGCATGGGCTTGCCGGTTCAACAAACCATGGCTGATGGCCTTGGTGCAGATGAAATCGTGCTCGACGTAACCGCCCCACAAATCCTCTGGCCCCTTGACGCCCAACTGCTTCGCAGCAGCGGCGCCCACCAGTGTCTGGGTCGGTAACAGATAGATGTCCCGCCCGCCATGCACCTGCGGGTCGTAGCTGCCACCGAACTTGAGCCCGAGGATTTGCGCTAGCCAACGGGCCAGGGCGCGATTGGTTTCGACTTCGTGCTGCGGCGCATTGGCGCGCACCGAATGGGCGACTACCAGTTTCTTGCGGTTGGTTGGGGTCATGCGTCCCCCTTCAGTTGTCGCTGATTGACTGTAGTTGATGGGGTGCAGAGTTCAGGCCAAGCGTCTCTTCGAGAAAAACTGTATTAAAGTCAGTCAGTTGCGGGAAAGGTATAGCGCCGAGCCTGCTTTATTCTGCACGACTCGCTGCAAGACTCTGGCATTTTGCACGACCCAAGGTAGCTATTCCCCCCTGTGGGAGCGAGCCTGCTCGCGATGAGGCCAGCACATTCACCATTCATGTTGCCTGACACGCTGCCATCGCGAGCAGGTTCGCTCCCACAGGGGATTTGTGGTGATCCGCCTATCGGGTTACTACACTCGGCATCACCCCAAACCGCGCCCGATAATCACTCGGCGCCAGCCCGGTAATCTTCTTGAATGTCGAACGAAACGCCCCGGGATCCTGATATCCAACGGTCCAGGCGATGTGATCGATGGTGCCATTGGTAAATTCGAGCATTTCCCGGGCCTTACCAACTCGCAGGTGCTGGCAATACTCCGTGGGCTTGAGCCCGGTTGCCGCACGGAATCGGCGCAGGAACGTTCGCTCTTCCAGCCCTGCCCGCTCAGCCATCGCCGTCAGCGAGACATCGGTGGCGCCAGTGCTTTGCAGCCAGTGTTGAACCTTGAGAATCGCCGCATCGCCATGGTTGAGAATCGGCGCGAAATTGCTGCCGCATTCACTGGCGCTGTCGCTGTGTTCCACCACCAGAAAACGTGCGGTTCCGGTGGCAATGCTCGGCCCCAACAGACGATCCACCAGGCGCAGGCCCAATTCAGACCACGCCATCAGGCCGGCTGTGGTAATCAGGTCACCGTCATCGACGATGGGCGTATCGGCTTTTAGGTTGATCGCCGGGTAGCGCTCGGCGAAGGTTTTGGCGGAAGTCCAGTGAGTGGTGGCG
Proteins encoded in this window:
- a CDS encoding DUF3182 family protein; translation: MTPTNRKKLVVAHSVRANAPQHEVETNRALARWLAQILGLKFGGSYDPQVHGGRDIYLLPTQTLVGAAAAKQLGVKGPEDLWGGYVEHDFICTKAISHGLLNRQAHAPQGWAPMFSERVRTVVLDGLSVFSFDDARPAAEHLLYSGPIRMKPIHACAGRGQEVINSLDQFDEILARPESKAMFNEGVVLEQDLDQVITHSVGQSFIGARLLSYCGDQYLTKDALGEEVYGGSNLLVVQGGYDDLLALDLPEDVRLAIRQAKVFDAAADEAYPGFYASRRNYDIAQGIASDGQRRSGVLEQSWRMGGASSAEVAALQSFVNDPGMRAIRVSSVETYIDQPLPADAIEVYRGPAENSDFLLKYVTVKSYDG
- a CDS encoding GlxA family transcriptional regulator is translated as MDAQRAIVELGVLIYPGAQMAAVHGLTDLFGVANRIAAEHQAARLPLLRISHWQVDGEQAPVRVYDSHPAADGALVAVLIPPSIAGFSEAQAPQALLRWLRQQHANGATLGGVCVGSLLLAESGLLDGRSATTHWTSAKTFAERYPAINLKADTPIVDDGDLITTAGLMAWSELGLRLVDRLLGPSIATGTARFLVVEHSDSASECGSNFAPILNHGDAAILKVQHWLQSTGATDVSLTAMAERAGLEERTFLRRFRAATGLKPTEYCQHLRVGKAREMLEFTNGTIDHIAWTVGYQDPGAFRSTFKKITGLAPSDYRARFGVMPSVVTR